From the genome of Bactrocera oleae isolate idBacOlea1 chromosome 2, idBacOlea1, whole genome shotgun sequence, one region includes:
- the tara gene encoding mucin-5AC isoform X2, with the protein MGLQATAATKRKHEITFDAKDANTYTNSPPPLKTGKWSINNNNYIEAIEEQQLNGSNIKDTNASLRAAESTKSTTTTTVNSNNNRNSNSSSINSSTNGLHNSISNGKEVTKIAEHTSGITAATKIATLPSMVATLLPMSSEMAATTPLPPTSTTPVPEDSIAKLEEVAAVPCCEPWTNPATEPVDCISKLQAVAVPSDPWGSIATRSTLATTLLSADELDDDDDDFEDDYEEEESIIPTYCPLRYHTFPPPPAANTSTHQQQRLGSYAPAPHGYGSRPNYYSEPYPQQNCSRTGSPQHMRMTGSNGFTQWQSTNGPSGGGQQFYVPPEAAYPPPQQQTPQPPQQQQTIRCAENGKSYLELGCSSPPPNLNNSPVVPPPPFANLHVATANLDARHPLKRCCDGRGTWCNTNKNCYKDLRLKIRNLSMFKLSRFRQVSEQSLYRSVLICNTLKRIDREIETEAKEMHQAAAQAAAAQHQYHQHLHPPHHLQHHLSPQQPPQQLLVPQQPHTMLHQQHQDYAPPVMNCARLSNMDYQVQHQPPTLLQQQPPQHFAQHLPHYQNQQPERLDTPPPYLTAPTQHLQKPTSGGFALNNSISSINVNNCDSTNGAAAIHPYDHYPFRESQSGRATPFPCQPVMSPAPPSTTPTPATTQTQQHTVATTMSASNTTTAAPMQNACSTAALPSASISIGTTSQVTTATKSIATTDNSDSGYADDDSTRSINWSSVLSLSSQSALDPLNNNDLFAILPPALSITSPATATPVPVTAALTANTSASDSTTQASAVAISGTFTTVQSTSASSTSASASTTSSSSSSAAYNTCTSSSTATFTTLSTISSATHSLTSSYVSSMSANAAAASASSTWEYGFLDMEFGLGSEFTELVPSCKLNSDELFKSSLTPVVAASRYSSVHDNELEQPAHIMVGS; encoded by the coding sequence ATGGGTCTACAAGCTACAGCCGCTACCAAGCGGAAACATGAGATTACATTCGATGCCAAGGATGCTAATACATATACCAATAGTCCGCCACCACTGAAGACAGGCAAATGgtcaattaataataataactacatCGAAGCCATTGAGGAACAGCAACTGAATGGCAGCAATATTAAAGATACAAACGCGAGTTTGCGCGCAGCGGAGAGCACgaaaagcacaacaacaacaacagtgaatagcaacaacaacagaaatagCAATAGTAGTAGTATTAATAGCAGCACTAACGGCCTCCACAATAGTATTAGCAATGGTAAAGAAGTTACTAAAATCGCTGAGCACACGAGCGGCATAACTGCAGCCACCAAAATAGCAACGTTGCCCTCCATGGTCGCCACTCTGTTGCCTATGTCCAGCGAAATGGCTGCCACAACGCCATTGCCACCCACCTCCACCACACCCGTACCAGAAGACAGTATTGCCAAGTTGGAGGAGGTCGCCGCCGTGCCCTGTTGCGAGCCCTGGACTAATCCGGCGACAGAACCAGTCGATTGCATTTCTAAATTGCAGGCTGTTGCAGTGCCGAGCGATCCATGGGGTAGCATTGCGACACGTTCCACTTTGGCGACAACACTGCTCAGCGCTGATGAGTTagatgatgacgatgatgatTTCGAGGATGATTATGAAGAGGAGGAGAGCATAATACCGACATATTGTCCACTGCGTTATCATACTTTTCCACCGCCACCAGCAGCGAACACGTCCACGCATCAACAACAGCGACTTGGCAGTTATGCGCCCGCGCCGCATGGTTATGGCTCACGTCCCAACTACTACTCGGAGCCATATCCACAACAGAATTGTTCACGTACCGGCAGTCCGCAACATATGCGTATGACTGGCAGCAATGGTTTCACGCAATGGCAGAGCACGAACGGGCCCTCGGGTGGCGGTCAGCAATTTTATGTGCCACCCGAAGCGGCATACCCGCCGCCACAGCAACAGACACCACAACCGCCACAACAGCAGCAGACAATACGTTGCGCGGAAAATGGTAAATCGTATTTGGAATTGGGTTGCAGCAGTCCGCcaccaaatttaaataattcgcCTGTTGTGCCACCACCACCCTTCGCCAATCTACATGTGGCCACCGCGAATCTCGACGCTCGCCATCCGTTGAAACGCTGCTGTGATGGCCGTGGCACGTGGTGCAATACAAATAAGAATTGCTACAAGGATCTGCGTCTGAAGATACGCAACCTATCCATGTTCAAGTTATCGCGCTTCCGACAAGTATCCGAACAGTCTCTCTATCGTTCGGTGCTAATCTGCAATACACTAAAACGCATCGATCGCGAAATCGAAACAGAAGCTAAGGAGATGCATCAAGCAGCGGCACAGGCTGCGGCCGCACAACACCAATATCATCAGCATCTGCATCCGCCGCATCATTTGCAGCATCACTTGAGTCCACAACAGCCACCGCAACAGTTGTTGGTGCCACAGCAGCCACATACCATGCTGCATCAACAGCACCAGGACTATGCGCCACCAGTGATGAACTGTGCGCGTCTCTCCAACATGGACTATCAGGTGCAGCATCAGCCACCAACGCTACTGCAACAACAGCCGCCGCAGCACTTCGCACAACATCTGCCCCACTATCAGAATCAGCAACCCGAACGACTCGACACGCCGCCGCCATATCTGACCGCGCCTACACAACACCTACAGAAACCCACCAGTGGCGGATTTGCACTCAACAATAGCATTAGTAGtattaatgtaaataactgTGATTCTACGAATGGTGCAGCGGCAATACACCCTTATGACCACTATCCCTTTCGGGAATCGCAATCTGGGCGCGCAACTCCATTTCCCTGCCAACCGGTTATGTCGCCCGCGCCGCCTTCAACAACACCAACCCCGGCAACAACGCAAACGCAACAGCACACGGTTGCAACGACAATGAGTGCgtcaaatacaacaacagcagcgccCATGCAAAACGCCTGCTCAACAGCGGCGTTACCAAGCGCGTCCATCAGCATTGGTACGACGTCACAAGTAACTACCGCCACGAAGTCCATTGCCACTACCGATAACAGTGATTCTGGTTATGCGGACGATGATTCAACACGCTCCATCAACTGGAGTTCGGTGCTCAGCTTATCGTCACAATCCGCCTTGGATCCACTCAACAACAACGACCTCTTCGCCATATTGCCGCCTGCGTTATCGATAACCAGCCCAGCCACAGCGACACCAGTGCCCGTAACGGCAGCTTTAACAGCGAACACTAGCGCGTCAGATAGCACAACGCAGGCATCGGCTGTTGCCATTAGTGGCACTTTCACCACCGTGCAATCCACGTCGGCATCCAGCACTAGCGCAAGCGCATCAACTaccagcagtagcagcagcagtgCAGCATACAACACATGTACCTCTTCGTCAACGGCAACATTCACCACGCTTTCGACCATCTCCTCAGCGACGCATTCGCTTACCTCATCATATGTGAGCAGTATGAGCGCCAATGCAGCGGCCGCGTCAGCATCCTCGACGTGGGAGTACGGCTTCCTCGATATGGAATTCGGTTTAGGCTCAGAATTCACCGAACTTGTGCCCAGTTGTAAACTGAATTCAGATGAGCTCTTTAAGAGCAGCCTAACACCAGTGGTTGCCGCGTCACGTTATTCCTCCGTGCATGACAATGAGCTAGAACAACCGGCACACATTATGGTCGGTAGTTAG
- the tara gene encoding mucin-5AC isoform X1, with amino-acid sequence MCTEVNSAMGLQATAATKRKHEITFDAKDANTYTNSPPPLKTGKWSINNNNYIEAIEEQQLNGSNIKDTNASLRAAESTKSTTTTTVNSNNNRNSNSSSINSSTNGLHNSISNGKEVTKIAEHTSGITAATKIATLPSMVATLLPMSSEMAATTPLPPTSTTPVPEDSIAKLEEVAAVPCCEPWTNPATEPVDCISKLQAVAVPSDPWGSIATRSTLATTLLSADELDDDDDDFEDDYEEEESIIPTYCPLRYHTFPPPPAANTSTHQQQRLGSYAPAPHGYGSRPNYYSEPYPQQNCSRTGSPQHMRMTGSNGFTQWQSTNGPSGGGQQFYVPPEAAYPPPQQQTPQPPQQQQTIRCAENGKSYLELGCSSPPPNLNNSPVVPPPPFANLHVATANLDARHPLKRCCDGRGTWCNTNKNCYKDLRLKIRNLSMFKLSRFRQVSEQSLYRSVLICNTLKRIDREIETEAKEMHQAAAQAAAAQHQYHQHLHPPHHLQHHLSPQQPPQQLLVPQQPHTMLHQQHQDYAPPVMNCARLSNMDYQVQHQPPTLLQQQPPQHFAQHLPHYQNQQPERLDTPPPYLTAPTQHLQKPTSGGFALNNSISSINVNNCDSTNGAAAIHPYDHYPFRESQSGRATPFPCQPVMSPAPPSTTPTPATTQTQQHTVATTMSASNTTTAAPMQNACSTAALPSASISIGTTSQVTTATKSIATTDNSDSGYADDDSTRSINWSSVLSLSSQSALDPLNNNDLFAILPPALSITSPATATPVPVTAALTANTSASDSTTQASAVAISGTFTTVQSTSASSTSASASTTSSSSSSAAYNTCTSSSTATFTTLSTISSATHSLTSSYVSSMSANAAAASASSTWEYGFLDMEFGLGSEFTELVPSCKLNSDELFKSSLTPVVAASRYSSVHDNELEQPAHIMVGS; translated from the coding sequence GTTAATTCAGCAATGGGTCTACAAGCTACAGCCGCTACCAAGCGGAAACATGAGATTACATTCGATGCCAAGGATGCTAATACATATACCAATAGTCCGCCACCACTGAAGACAGGCAAATGgtcaattaataataataactacatCGAAGCCATTGAGGAACAGCAACTGAATGGCAGCAATATTAAAGATACAAACGCGAGTTTGCGCGCAGCGGAGAGCACgaaaagcacaacaacaacaacagtgaatagcaacaacaacagaaatagCAATAGTAGTAGTATTAATAGCAGCACTAACGGCCTCCACAATAGTATTAGCAATGGTAAAGAAGTTACTAAAATCGCTGAGCACACGAGCGGCATAACTGCAGCCACCAAAATAGCAACGTTGCCCTCCATGGTCGCCACTCTGTTGCCTATGTCCAGCGAAATGGCTGCCACAACGCCATTGCCACCCACCTCCACCACACCCGTACCAGAAGACAGTATTGCCAAGTTGGAGGAGGTCGCCGCCGTGCCCTGTTGCGAGCCCTGGACTAATCCGGCGACAGAACCAGTCGATTGCATTTCTAAATTGCAGGCTGTTGCAGTGCCGAGCGATCCATGGGGTAGCATTGCGACACGTTCCACTTTGGCGACAACACTGCTCAGCGCTGATGAGTTagatgatgacgatgatgatTTCGAGGATGATTATGAAGAGGAGGAGAGCATAATACCGACATATTGTCCACTGCGTTATCATACTTTTCCACCGCCACCAGCAGCGAACACGTCCACGCATCAACAACAGCGACTTGGCAGTTATGCGCCCGCGCCGCATGGTTATGGCTCACGTCCCAACTACTACTCGGAGCCATATCCACAACAGAATTGTTCACGTACCGGCAGTCCGCAACATATGCGTATGACTGGCAGCAATGGTTTCACGCAATGGCAGAGCACGAACGGGCCCTCGGGTGGCGGTCAGCAATTTTATGTGCCACCCGAAGCGGCATACCCGCCGCCACAGCAACAGACACCACAACCGCCACAACAGCAGCAGACAATACGTTGCGCGGAAAATGGTAAATCGTATTTGGAATTGGGTTGCAGCAGTCCGCcaccaaatttaaataattcgcCTGTTGTGCCACCACCACCCTTCGCCAATCTACATGTGGCCACCGCGAATCTCGACGCTCGCCATCCGTTGAAACGCTGCTGTGATGGCCGTGGCACGTGGTGCAATACAAATAAGAATTGCTACAAGGATCTGCGTCTGAAGATACGCAACCTATCCATGTTCAAGTTATCGCGCTTCCGACAAGTATCCGAACAGTCTCTCTATCGTTCGGTGCTAATCTGCAATACACTAAAACGCATCGATCGCGAAATCGAAACAGAAGCTAAGGAGATGCATCAAGCAGCGGCACAGGCTGCGGCCGCACAACACCAATATCATCAGCATCTGCATCCGCCGCATCATTTGCAGCATCACTTGAGTCCACAACAGCCACCGCAACAGTTGTTGGTGCCACAGCAGCCACATACCATGCTGCATCAACAGCACCAGGACTATGCGCCACCAGTGATGAACTGTGCGCGTCTCTCCAACATGGACTATCAGGTGCAGCATCAGCCACCAACGCTACTGCAACAACAGCCGCCGCAGCACTTCGCACAACATCTGCCCCACTATCAGAATCAGCAACCCGAACGACTCGACACGCCGCCGCCATATCTGACCGCGCCTACACAACACCTACAGAAACCCACCAGTGGCGGATTTGCACTCAACAATAGCATTAGTAGtattaatgtaaataactgTGATTCTACGAATGGTGCAGCGGCAATACACCCTTATGACCACTATCCCTTTCGGGAATCGCAATCTGGGCGCGCAACTCCATTTCCCTGCCAACCGGTTATGTCGCCCGCGCCGCCTTCAACAACACCAACCCCGGCAACAACGCAAACGCAACAGCACACGGTTGCAACGACAATGAGTGCgtcaaatacaacaacagcagcgccCATGCAAAACGCCTGCTCAACAGCGGCGTTACCAAGCGCGTCCATCAGCATTGGTACGACGTCACAAGTAACTACCGCCACGAAGTCCATTGCCACTACCGATAACAGTGATTCTGGTTATGCGGACGATGATTCAACACGCTCCATCAACTGGAGTTCGGTGCTCAGCTTATCGTCACAATCCGCCTTGGATCCACTCAACAACAACGACCTCTTCGCCATATTGCCGCCTGCGTTATCGATAACCAGCCCAGCCACAGCGACACCAGTGCCCGTAACGGCAGCTTTAACAGCGAACACTAGCGCGTCAGATAGCACAACGCAGGCATCGGCTGTTGCCATTAGTGGCACTTTCACCACCGTGCAATCCACGTCGGCATCCAGCACTAGCGCAAGCGCATCAACTaccagcagtagcagcagcagtgCAGCATACAACACATGTACCTCTTCGTCAACGGCAACATTCACCACGCTTTCGACCATCTCCTCAGCGACGCATTCGCTTACCTCATCATATGTGAGCAGTATGAGCGCCAATGCAGCGGCCGCGTCAGCATCCTCGACGTGGGAGTACGGCTTCCTCGATATGGAATTCGGTTTAGGCTCAGAATTCACCGAACTTGTGCCCAGTTGTAAACTGAATTCAGATGAGCTCTTTAAGAGCAGCCTAACACCAGTGGTTGCCGCGTCACGTTATTCCTCCGTGCATGACAATGAGCTAGAACAACCGGCACACATTATGGTCGGTAGTTAG